In Myxococcus guangdongensis, the following proteins share a genomic window:
- a CDS encoding energy transducer TonB family protein: MSTGSSPTDWRRKRRRASPWRLVAAVALALLVHGGYLAVVLFTGTLPVTPRERKAVTRPPTSVAVRPMTESQWAKNRGPANTKTQPNLSSRPRVEEKKPEEKKPETRPQGQVVDLAPGNEQEAPDAKYLAEHNNRVDKETRAREQTPFYRNAMPQRTAPQKQDGADAEPTAPRIAGNNGMGNDDRPLAEGGQKFAFELPDIHKKNEVKVKSDPTTPGGVAVNNQNESDELTGNSKRLRIQPGTGGEEEGSAGRVGSPGISALMPSRAAMDKVLGAAPNDHLRDVEEGDGTLLNSREWKYASFFNRVKQSVGMHWKPNESLMRRDPTGRTYSGRDRHTLLEITLDEKGRITDIQVQKSSGLDFLDMEAVSSFQRAQPFPNPPPGLLGDDSRVRFEFGFFLEMGGGPRMRLFRQPN; encoded by the coding sequence GTGAGCACGGGTTCTTCTCCGACAGACTGGCGCCGCAAGCGGCGGCGAGCCTCTCCGTGGCGCCTGGTCGCCGCGGTGGCGCTCGCGTTGCTGGTGCACGGCGGCTACCTGGCCGTCGTCCTGTTCACCGGGACACTCCCGGTGACGCCCCGTGAGCGCAAGGCCGTCACCCGCCCCCCCACCTCCGTGGCCGTCCGGCCGATGACGGAATCCCAGTGGGCGAAGAACCGGGGCCCGGCGAACACCAAGACGCAGCCCAACCTGTCCAGCCGTCCGCGCGTCGAGGAGAAGAAGCCGGAGGAGAAGAAGCCGGAGACGCGCCCGCAGGGACAGGTGGTGGACCTGGCGCCGGGCAACGAGCAGGAGGCCCCGGACGCCAAGTACCTGGCCGAGCACAACAACCGCGTCGACAAGGAGACGCGGGCCCGCGAGCAGACGCCCTTCTATCGCAACGCCATGCCCCAGCGCACCGCGCCCCAGAAGCAGGACGGCGCGGACGCGGAGCCCACGGCGCCGCGCATCGCCGGCAACAACGGCATGGGCAACGACGACCGTCCCCTGGCCGAGGGCGGACAGAAGTTCGCGTTCGAGCTCCCCGACATCCACAAGAAGAACGAGGTGAAGGTGAAGTCGGACCCCACCACGCCGGGTGGAGTCGCGGTGAACAACCAGAACGAGAGCGACGAGCTGACGGGCAACTCGAAGCGGCTGCGCATCCAGCCCGGCACGGGCGGAGAGGAAGAAGGCTCCGCGGGGCGCGTGGGCTCGCCGGGCATCTCCGCGCTGATGCCGTCGCGCGCGGCCATGGACAAGGTGCTGGGCGCCGCGCCCAATGACCACTTGAGGGACGTGGAGGAGGGAGATGGCACCCTGCTCAACTCGCGCGAGTGGAAGTACGCCAGCTTCTTCAACCGCGTGAAGCAGAGCGTGGGCATGCACTGGAAGCCGAATGAGTCGCTGATGCGTCGGGACCCGACGGGCCGCACGTACTCCGGTCGAGACCGGCACACGCTGCTGGAAATCACGCTCGACGAGAAGGGCCGCATCACCGACATCCAGGTGCAGAAGAGCAGCGGCCTGGACTTCCTGGACATGGAGGCGGTGTCCTCGTTCCAGCGCGCGCAGCCCTTCCCCAACCCGCCGCCCGGGCTGTTGGGCGACGACTCCCGGGTGCGCTTCGAGTTCGGCTTCTTCCTGGAGATGGGTGGCGGCCCGCGCATGCGGCTGTTCCGTCAACCCAACTGA
- a CDS encoding cation diffusion facilitator family transporter yields the protein MDSTHADRSAALQHRSQRIRAVLLAILVANWVVAGAKLVFGLLSQSAAVTADGLHSFIDGGSNVLGLVAMGVASRPADADHPYGHGKFEALASLGIGAMIGIGMLELGRMALDSLLHDVHAQVTPAMAVVMGLTLVVNITVTRVESHYGRKYQSSLLMADASHTMSDVWVSLAVLASLGLVALGFPKADGVIALGVMVFVAWVAYGIVRQAVGILSDTARLDPAQVAQHTMGVAGVRSCRDVRSRGMEESVYVDLKIEVDPNLTTAQAHEVADLVERTLHTAYPQVVDVVVHVEPEHGAMAHARAEATESH from the coding sequence GTGGACTCGACACACGCCGACCGCAGCGCCGCGCTCCAGCATCGCAGCCAACGCATCCGCGCGGTGCTGCTCGCCATCCTCGTGGCCAACTGGGTGGTGGCGGGCGCGAAGCTCGTCTTCGGGCTCCTGAGCCAGTCCGCCGCGGTGACGGCGGATGGGCTGCACTCCTTCATCGACGGGGGCTCCAACGTGCTGGGGCTGGTCGCCATGGGCGTGGCCTCGCGGCCCGCGGACGCGGACCACCCCTACGGGCACGGCAAGTTCGAGGCGCTCGCGTCGCTGGGCATTGGCGCGATGATTGGCATCGGCATGTTGGAGCTGGGGCGCATGGCGCTCGACTCGCTCCTGCATGACGTGCACGCGCAGGTGACGCCCGCGATGGCCGTGGTGATGGGGCTCACGCTCGTGGTCAACATCACGGTGACGCGCGTGGAGAGCCACTACGGGCGCAAGTACCAGAGCAGCCTGCTGATGGCGGACGCGAGCCACACGATGTCCGACGTCTGGGTCTCGCTCGCGGTGCTCGCGTCGCTGGGACTGGTGGCGCTGGGCTTCCCGAAGGCGGATGGCGTCATCGCGCTGGGCGTCATGGTCTTCGTCGCGTGGGTGGCCTACGGCATCGTCCGGCAGGCGGTGGGGATTCTCTCCGACACGGCGCGGTTGGACCCCGCGCAGGTGGCGCAGCACACCATGGGCGTTGCGGGCGTGCGCAGCTGCCGCGACGTGCGCAGCCGGGGCATGGAGGAGAGCGTCTACGTGGACCTCAAAATCGAGGTGGACCCGAACCTCACCACCGCCCAGGCCCACGAGGTGGCGGACCTGGTGGAGCGCACGCTCCACACCGCGTATCCCCAGGTGGTGGACGTGGTGGTGCACGTGGAGCCCGAGCACGGCGCGATGGCGCACGCGCGGGCCGAGGCCACCGAGTCCCACTGA
- a CDS encoding acyl-CoA dehydrogenase family protein has protein sequence MLHGHGVYQEEHEAFRRTVRSVVEKEILPHVGRWEEAEEFPRELFARFGELGFLGLKYPEAYGGTDAGVLYEAVLLEELGRCGSGGVSAGLGAQFTIATGPLHLFGTDEQKRRWLAPAIRGEKIGALGITEPDAGSDVAGLRTTARRDGAHYVVNGSKTYITNGVRADFIVLAVKTDPSRGHKGLSMLVVEKDTPGFTVSRKLKKLGWRASDTAELFFEDCRIPEENLLGVEDQGFSQIMGNFQWERLSLALGAVGAMEDMLERVVEHVKSRRAFGQSLSQMQVVRHKLADLFTARECARQLTYHALRLHAAGEWAVAQTSMAKKVATETACRVADECLQLHGGAGYMMEYDIQRHWRDARLGPIGGGASEVMNEIIAKQLGL, from the coding sequence ATGTTGCATGGGCATGGGGTGTACCAGGAGGAGCACGAGGCCTTTCGCCGCACGGTGAGGTCGGTGGTGGAGAAGGAGATCCTCCCCCACGTGGGTCGCTGGGAGGAGGCGGAGGAGTTCCCCCGGGAGCTCTTCGCGCGCTTCGGCGAGCTGGGCTTCCTGGGCCTGAAGTACCCCGAGGCGTACGGCGGCACGGACGCCGGCGTGCTCTACGAGGCGGTGCTGCTGGAGGAACTGGGCCGCTGTGGTTCGGGGGGCGTGTCCGCGGGCCTGGGCGCGCAGTTCACCATCGCCACTGGGCCGCTGCACCTGTTCGGCACGGATGAGCAGAAGCGCCGGTGGCTCGCCCCCGCGATTCGCGGCGAGAAGATTGGCGCGCTCGGAATCACGGAGCCGGACGCCGGCTCGGACGTGGCGGGGCTGCGCACCACCGCGCGCCGTGACGGGGCGCACTACGTCGTCAACGGCTCCAAGACGTACATCACCAACGGCGTGCGCGCGGACTTCATCGTCCTGGCGGTGAAGACGGACCCGTCCAGGGGCCACAAGGGCCTGTCCATGCTGGTGGTGGAGAAGGACACGCCGGGCTTCACGGTGAGCCGCAAGCTCAAGAAGCTGGGCTGGCGCGCCTCGGACACCGCCGAGCTGTTCTTCGAGGACTGCCGCATCCCCGAGGAGAACCTGCTGGGGGTGGAGGACCAGGGCTTCTCGCAGATCATGGGCAACTTCCAGTGGGAGCGCCTGTCGCTCGCGCTGGGCGCGGTGGGCGCCATGGAGGACATGCTGGAGCGCGTCGTCGAGCACGTGAAGTCGCGCCGCGCCTTCGGCCAGTCGCTCAGCCAGATGCAGGTGGTGCGGCACAAGCTGGCGGACCTGTTCACCGCCCGCGAGTGCGCGCGCCAGCTCACCTACCACGCGCTCCGGCTGCACGCGGCGGGGGAGTGGGCCGTGGCCCAGACGTCCATGGCCAAGAAGGTGGCCACCGAGACGGCCTGCCGCGTCGCGGACGAGTGCCTCCAGCTCCACGGCGGCGCCGGCTACATGATGGAGTACGACATCCAGCGTCACTGGCGCGACGCCCGCCTGGGGCCCATCGGCGGTGGGGCCAGTGAGGTGATGAACGAAATCATCGCCAAGCAGCTCGGCCTGTAG
- a CDS encoding SpoIID/LytB domain-containing protein, with protein MTRPGLTGTVTPPVRTAVPLLLSALLLATCASPKPPTRPTTPVEGRADERQEVPVDAGTEPSVDAGAADAGVESPPSPSLTDALSQGLPGPGELKRLDFRGGEPRLPIRLMEGRREATFSPRGRMRMRFGGPEDKVLDAAAGTRWTVRVTQAEPAVLSARVQLSEHRFADKEGLAAAQEEWKARGLAVRTHVLGAVYGIAGKVIDNRRTLLLVDETLTPEEAAARQAELLRTFGVRTTLFEEARTPGRGILEVRDESGAVVGLAQDRLDTETPDGAGFDVRQVEFGVGYDFHGFEDRTFRGSLQFAVDRAGLLAVVNVVPLEDLLKGLVPAEIFARAHSEALKAQAVTARGEVLAKVGIKHLADPYLLCSEQHCAVYRGRTGEAVSTTAAVEATRGEALFSADGRLVDSVYSAVCGGHTEDNDIVWGGPPDPSLRGRPDILEPTASGPSPSRLSAWLATSDVRAACRVSSFAQPSKFRWEKRFTAAQVDALVARLGVGRVQAMELTERGVSGRARVLTLSGDKGATQVRGELNIRRLFGMLNSSMALVDAERDAEGRPTHWLFRGGGWGHGVGMCQTGAIGRAEAGHRYQDILRHYFNGAEVAPIY; from the coding sequence GTGACACGCCCCGGACTGACGGGTACGGTGACGCCCCCCGTGCGCACCGCCGTCCCGCTCCTGCTCTCCGCCCTGCTGCTCGCCACCTGCGCGAGCCCCAAGCCGCCGACCCGGCCCACCACCCCGGTGGAGGGGCGAGCGGACGAGCGCCAGGAGGTGCCCGTCGACGCGGGCACGGAGCCGTCCGTGGACGCGGGGGCCGCGGACGCGGGCGTGGAGTCCCCCCCTTCCCCTTCGCTCACCGATGCGCTGTCACAGGGACTGCCCGGCCCCGGCGAGCTCAAGCGCCTGGACTTCCGAGGCGGCGAGCCCCGGCTGCCCATCCGCCTCATGGAGGGCCGGCGCGAGGCGACGTTCTCCCCTCGCGGGCGGATGCGGATGCGCTTCGGTGGACCGGAGGACAAGGTGCTGGACGCCGCGGCGGGCACGCGGTGGACGGTGCGCGTGACGCAGGCGGAGCCCGCGGTGCTGTCCGCGCGGGTGCAGCTGAGCGAGCATCGCTTCGCGGACAAGGAGGGCCTGGCGGCGGCGCAGGAGGAGTGGAAGGCGCGGGGCCTCGCGGTGCGCACGCACGTGCTGGGCGCGGTGTACGGCATCGCGGGCAAGGTCATCGACAACCGGCGCACGCTGCTGCTCGTCGACGAGACGCTCACGCCCGAGGAGGCGGCGGCGCGACAGGCGGAGCTGCTGCGCACGTTCGGCGTGCGCACGACGCTGTTCGAGGAAGCGAGGACGCCGGGGCGCGGCATCCTCGAGGTGCGCGACGAGTCCGGCGCGGTGGTGGGGCTGGCGCAGGACCGGCTGGACACGGAGACGCCGGACGGCGCGGGCTTCGACGTGCGCCAGGTGGAGTTCGGCGTGGGCTACGACTTCCACGGCTTCGAGGACCGCACGTTCCGGGGCTCGCTCCAGTTCGCCGTGGACCGCGCGGGCCTGCTCGCGGTGGTCAACGTGGTGCCCCTGGAGGACCTGCTCAAGGGCCTGGTGCCCGCGGAGATCTTCGCGCGCGCCCACTCCGAGGCGCTCAAGGCCCAGGCCGTCACCGCGCGCGGCGAGGTGCTCGCGAAGGTGGGCATCAAGCACCTGGCGGACCCGTACCTGCTCTGCTCGGAGCAGCACTGCGCGGTGTACCGGGGACGCACGGGCGAGGCGGTCAGCACCACCGCCGCGGTGGAGGCCACCCGGGGCGAGGCGCTCTTCAGCGCGGATGGCCGGCTGGTGGACTCCGTCTACAGCGCGGTGTGCGGCGGCCACACGGAGGACAACGACATCGTCTGGGGCGGCCCGCCGGACCCGAGCCTCCGGGGACGTCCGGACATCCTCGAGCCCACGGCCTCGGGCCCCTCCCCGTCCCGGCTGTCCGCGTGGCTGGCCACGTCCGACGTCCGGGCCGCCTGCCGGGTGTCCAGCTTCGCGCAGCCGAGCAAGTTCCGCTGGGAGAAGCGCTTCACGGCGGCCCAGGTGGACGCGCTGGTGGCCCGGCTGGGCGTGGGCCGCGTGCAGGCGATGGAGCTGACCGAGCGGGGCGTGTCCGGCCGGGCACGCGTGCTGACACTGTCCGGTGACAAGGGGGCCACGCAGGTGCGTGGAGAGCTGAACATCCGGCGCCTCTTCGGGATGCTCAACAGCAGCATGGCCCTGGTGGACGCCGAGCGGGACGCCGAGGGCCGGCCCACCCACTGGCTTTTCCGTGGCGGCGGCTGGGGCCACGGAGTAGGGATGTGTCAGACTGGCGCCATCGGCCGTGCCGAGGCCGGACATCGCTACCAGGACATCCTCCGCCACTACTTCAATGGTGCTGAAGTCGCCCCTATCTACTGA
- a CDS encoding GNAT family N-acetyltransferase: MASSTDISAPVTVTQIRDEAELMQALAIREVVFIEEQHVPEGIERDAEDANAYHVIAHQGGHAIGTGRLVMLPQPPEGEQGPWGQVGRMAVLQAHRKARVGSVLLTTLEAEAVRRGVKGIMLHAQLYALEFYKKHGYTEIGTVFLEGGIDHLEMRKRF; encoded by the coding sequence ATGGCCAGTTCCACGGACATTTCCGCGCCCGTCACCGTCACCCAGATCCGGGACGAGGCGGAGCTCATGCAGGCGCTCGCCATCCGCGAGGTGGTGTTCATCGAGGAGCAGCACGTCCCCGAGGGCATCGAGCGTGACGCCGAGGACGCGAACGCGTACCACGTCATCGCGCACCAGGGCGGTCACGCCATCGGCACGGGGCGGCTGGTGATGCTGCCCCAACCGCCCGAAGGTGAGCAGGGCCCGTGGGGACAGGTGGGGCGCATGGCGGTGCTGCAGGCGCATCGCAAGGCCCGCGTGGGCTCGGTGCTGCTGACGACCCTGGAGGCGGAGGCGGTGCGCCGTGGGGTCAAGGGCATCATGCTGCACGCGCAGCTCTACGCGCTCGAGTTCTACAAGAAGCACGGCTACACCGAGATTGGCACCGTGTTCCTCGAGGGCGGCATCGACCACCTGGAGATGCGCAAGCGCTTCTAG
- a CDS encoding rhodanese-like domain-containing protein has product MEPTILCTELYLRLGDDELLVIDCRAPFDWEHHDLHIPGALRMLPTEVARDHRMLPDDELIVLCGGLPDGSDVRRVCRLLRMHGREAVCLDGGLPAWIRGGYPTERHVRAQVAGLHR; this is encoded by the coding sequence GTGGAGCCCACCATCCTGTGTACCGAGCTGTACCTGCGCCTGGGCGATGACGAGCTGCTCGTCATCGACTGCCGGGCGCCCTTCGACTGGGAGCACCACGACCTGCACATCCCCGGTGCCCTGAGGATGTTGCCCACGGAAGTCGCCCGCGACCACCGCATGCTGCCCGACGACGAGCTCATCGTCCTCTGCGGCGGCCTGCCGGACGGCTCGGACGTCCGCCGCGTCTGTCGCCTGCTGCGCATGCACGGACGGGAGGCCGTCTGCCTCGATGGAGGCCTCCCCGCCTGGATTCGCGGGGGCTATCCCACCGAGCGCCATGTCCGTGCCCAGGTGGCGGGCCTGCACCGTTAG
- the asd gene encoding aspartate-semialdehyde dehydrogenase has product MAKLRAALIGATGLAGQQFIAALRNHPFIELTGLAASPRSAGKSYGDALRTANGMTAWFVSEPLAPEVARMQVISGDALQSKDYDLVFSAVESDVAKELEPRLARDIPVFSAASAFRYEDDVPLLIPPVNASHAPLVREQQRRRGWKGFIVPSPNCTTTGLAVTLAPLVERFGVKAVLMTSLQAMSGAGRSPGVIGMDILDNVIPYIPKEEHKVEVETKKILGALGADGSALTPHDIRVSCTCTRVAVMEGHTESVFVSLGTKATVAEVTQAMREWRGAEVARDLPSSPVRWIEVLDDPFRPQPRLDRETHGGMATTVGRVREDGVLENGFKYVLVSHNTKMGAARGSILVAEQLRAQGLLG; this is encoded by the coding sequence ATGGCCAAGCTTCGTGCCGCCCTCATCGGCGCCACCGGACTCGCGGGGCAGCAGTTCATCGCCGCCCTCAGGAACCACCCGTTCATCGAGCTGACCGGCCTGGCCGCGTCGCCTCGCTCGGCGGGCAAATCCTACGGGGACGCCCTGCGCACGGCCAACGGCATGACGGCGTGGTTCGTCTCCGAGCCGCTCGCCCCCGAAGTCGCTCGCATGCAGGTGATCAGCGGCGACGCGCTCCAGTCGAAGGACTACGACCTGGTCTTCTCCGCCGTGGAATCGGACGTCGCGAAGGAGCTCGAGCCCCGGCTGGCCCGGGACATCCCCGTCTTCTCGGCTGCGAGTGCCTTCCGCTACGAGGACGACGTCCCGCTGCTCATCCCTCCCGTCAACGCCTCGCACGCGCCGCTCGTGCGCGAGCAGCAGCGCCGCCGAGGCTGGAAGGGCTTCATCGTCCCCAGCCCCAACTGCACGACGACGGGCCTGGCCGTGACGCTCGCGCCGCTGGTCGAGCGCTTCGGCGTGAAGGCCGTGCTGATGACCAGCCTGCAGGCCATGTCCGGCGCCGGCCGCTCGCCGGGCGTCATCGGCATGGACATCCTCGACAACGTCATCCCCTACATCCCCAAGGAGGAGCACAAGGTCGAGGTGGAGACGAAGAAGATCCTCGGTGCGTTGGGCGCGGACGGCTCCGCCCTCACGCCCCACGACATCCGGGTCTCCTGCACCTGCACCCGCGTGGCCGTGATGGAGGGCCACACCGAGTCCGTCTTCGTGTCGCTGGGCACCAAGGCCACCGTGGCGGAAGTCACCCAGGCGATGCGCGAGTGGCGCGGCGCCGAGGTGGCCCGGGACCTGCCGTCCTCGCCCGTCCGGTGGATCGAGGTGCTGGACGACCCGTTCCGTCCTCAGCCCCGGTTGGACCGGGAGACCCACGGAGGCATGGCCACCACGGTCGGCCGCGTGCGCGAGGATGGTGTCCTGGAGAACGGCTTCAAGTACGTGCTCGTCTCCCACAATACGAAGATGGGAGCGGCGCGCGGGTCCATCCTGGTCGCCGAGCAGCTGCGGGCCCAGGGGTTGCTCGGCTGA
- the fdxA gene encoding ferredoxin FdxA: MAYVVADPCIKCKYTDCVEVCPVNCFYEGANFLVIHPDECIDCGACEPVCPTKAIFPETELPAKWKDYKALNADFSSKWPNIAEKKASLPEAEEYKDKEDKRSLLNDAPGK; this comes from the coding sequence ATGGCCTACGTCGTCGCGGACCCTTGCATCAAGTGCAAGTACACTGACTGTGTCGAGGTCTGCCCGGTCAACTGTTTCTACGAGGGTGCGAACTTCCTGGTCATCCACCCGGACGAGTGCATCGACTGTGGCGCGTGCGAGCCCGTGTGCCCCACCAAGGCCATCTTCCCGGAGACCGAGCTCCCCGCGAAGTGGAAGGACTACAAGGCGCTGAACGCGGACTTCTCGTCCAAGTGGCCCAACATCGCGGAGAAGAAGGCGTCCCTCCCCGAGGCCGAGGAGTACAAGGACAAGGAGGACAAGCGCTCCCTCCTGAACGACGCGCCCGGCAAGTAG
- a CDS encoding right-handed parallel beta-helix repeat-containing protein, producing the protein MRIFKGNFLKLKTPVAAVATSLLMLGTTAHAAGLDAFIPTPNIPGAPSTRAPAAQTSTGSLPAIGVQSVAGTPVEALPDHPDHAVIATPSPQPGIQANALAPASAQSFTREWVVSPTGDDNGDGSAAQPLKTITKAVSLAGPGELVRVQAGTYAERIIIGANAKAGTEGAKITLQGEGSPRITPGPGAGGMVQVRQPHWVIDGFDLDLQRQPIFGVTFEGNVTGSMLVNSHLHDGGGGAAVTTFNKATGATIENNLIHDFVKTTGNKDSHGVVVQPTSKDITVRNNDIHSNSGDSVQCLGPEGFSSLPPADGLVVENNHFYANRENAVDIKTCYGVVIRNNRMHQFRPTSTAKGDVVVIHYSASNVLVEDNEIYDGAKGISVGGNHEGPVPSGIVVRRNRVHGISNANGGEGTGIRLENSKGTVVVNNTVTGTATGLIIGHGTGGATESAVVQNNILDGSVAVDLGGQAPGLKLGNNLFAASGQFKSQGAMVGTEQFLATTGDASSSSGSADLGEAFGPGPQAVDKGVDVGLPFCGGAPDIGAVEMGC; encoded by the coding sequence ATGCGAATTTTCAAAGGCAACTTCCTGAAGCTGAAGACTCCCGTGGCCGCCGTGGCCACCAGCCTGCTCATGCTCGGTACGACCGCTCACGCAGCGGGTCTGGATGCCTTCATCCCCACGCCGAACATCCCCGGCGCCCCTTCGACTCGCGCGCCCGCGGCGCAGACCTCGACGGGCAGCCTGCCTGCCATCGGTGTGCAGTCCGTGGCCGGGACGCCCGTGGAGGCGTTGCCGGACCATCCGGACCACGCCGTCATCGCCACGCCCTCGCCGCAGCCGGGCATCCAGGCGAACGCGCTCGCGCCCGCCTCCGCGCAGTCCTTCACCCGCGAGTGGGTGGTGAGCCCCACGGGCGACGACAACGGCGACGGCAGCGCCGCGCAGCCGCTGAAGACCATCACCAAGGCGGTGAGCCTCGCGGGCCCTGGTGAGCTCGTCCGCGTCCAGGCCGGCACCTACGCCGAGCGCATCATCATCGGCGCCAACGCGAAGGCGGGCACCGAGGGCGCCAAGATCACGCTCCAGGGCGAGGGCAGCCCGCGCATCACCCCCGGCCCCGGCGCCGGCGGCATGGTGCAGGTGCGTCAGCCGCACTGGGTCATCGACGGGTTCGATCTGGACTTGCAGCGCCAGCCCATCTTCGGCGTCACCTTCGAGGGCAACGTCACCGGCTCCATGCTGGTGAACTCCCACCTGCACGACGGTGGTGGCGGCGCGGCCGTGACGACCTTCAACAAGGCCACCGGCGCCACCATCGAGAACAACCTCATCCACGACTTCGTGAAGACGACGGGCAACAAGGACTCGCACGGCGTCGTCGTGCAGCCCACGTCCAAGGACATCACCGTCCGCAACAACGACATCCACTCGAACTCGGGGGACTCCGTGCAGTGCCTGGGGCCCGAGGGCTTCAGCTCGCTGCCGCCCGCGGACGGCCTGGTGGTGGAGAACAACCACTTCTACGCCAACCGTGAGAACGCGGTGGACATCAAGACCTGCTACGGCGTGGTCATCCGCAACAACCGCATGCACCAGTTCCGCCCCACGAGCACCGCGAAGGGCGACGTCGTCGTCATCCACTACTCCGCGAGCAACGTGCTGGTGGAGGACAACGAAATCTACGACGGCGCCAAGGGCATCTCCGTGGGCGGCAACCACGAGGGCCCCGTGCCCAGCGGCATCGTCGTGCGCCGCAATCGCGTGCACGGCATCTCCAACGCCAACGGCGGTGAGGGCACCGGCATCCGCCTGGAGAACTCCAAGGGCACCGTGGTGGTGAACAACACCGTCACCGGCACGGCGACGGGCCTCATCATCGGCCACGGCACCGGCGGCGCCACCGAGTCCGCGGTGGTGCAGAACAACATCCTGGACGGCTCCGTCGCGGTGGACCTGGGCGGCCAGGCGCCGGGCCTGAAGCTGGGCAACAACCTCTTCGCGGCCAGCGGTCAGTTCAAGAGCCAGGGCGCCATGGTGGGCACCGAGCAGTTCCTCGCCACCACCGGGGACGCGTCGTCCTCCAGCGGCTCCGCGGACCTGGGCGAGGCCTTCGGGCCCGGTCCCCAGGCCGTGGACAAGGGCGTCGACGTGGGCCTGCCGTTCTGCGGCGGCGCGCCCGACATCGGCGCCGTCGAGATGGGCTGCTGA
- a CDS encoding MFS transporter, with the protein MSPRPVASRLPLAGFYFLYFAAVGIVLPFLPAWFKSLSLSATQVGLLLCLSPLASLLVPPMWGHLADRTGRASRVLTVLALGAALAFALVGRARTFDTLVPAMALYAFFVCAFTPLMDGLTLHHVARTGDSFAHVRLFGSVGFITSTVLFGWLVAGVDDWVVLVPLALLSALVPWSFTLRDTVAPSRGLSPLAGLALLRHPDLRWLLAATSLHWMACAPFHGTFSIHVMSLGLSPAVVGTVAGIGVIAEVAVMAFYSRVAGDTAPRIVLAMAFVASAVRWGGMALVSSAEGMVLIAPLHGMTFGAFYVASVAFLSRRVPPELRASGQALFAAFTFGLGGLVGYLSSGVGYDWLGGHRLFAVACVVELVAAGLVLRASAVPVPLSTSSPG; encoded by the coding sequence ATGAGCCCCCGCCCCGTCGCCAGCCGCCTGCCGCTGGCGGGCTTCTACTTCCTCTACTTCGCCGCGGTGGGCATCGTCCTCCCGTTCCTGCCCGCCTGGTTCAAGTCGCTGTCGCTGTCCGCGACGCAGGTAGGGCTGCTCCTGTGCCTCAGCCCCCTCGCCTCCCTGCTCGTTCCGCCGATGTGGGGACACCTCGCGGACCGCACTGGCCGTGCGTCCCGCGTCCTGACCGTCCTGGCGCTCGGCGCGGCGCTCGCCTTCGCGCTCGTGGGCCGCGCGCGGACGTTCGACACGCTCGTGCCGGCCATGGCCCTGTACGCGTTCTTCGTCTGCGCCTTCACGCCCCTCATGGACGGCCTCACCCTGCACCATGTCGCGCGCACCGGTGACAGCTTCGCGCACGTGCGGCTCTTCGGCTCCGTGGGCTTCATCACCTCCACCGTGCTCTTCGGCTGGCTCGTCGCGGGCGTGGACGATTGGGTCGTGCTCGTCCCGCTCGCGCTGCTCTCCGCGCTCGTGCCGTGGAGCTTCACCCTGCGGGACACCGTCGCGCCGAGCCGGGGACTGAGCCCGCTCGCGGGCCTGGCGCTCCTGCGGCACCCGGACCTGCGCTGGCTGCTCGCCGCCACCAGCCTGCACTGGATGGCGTGCGCGCCCTTCCACGGCACCTTCTCCATCCACGTCATGTCGCTGGGCCTGTCGCCCGCAGTGGTCGGCACGGTGGCGGGCATCGGCGTCATCGCGGAGGTGGCGGTGATGGCGTTCTACTCGCGCGTGGCTGGAGACACCGCGCCGCGCATCGTGCTGGCCATGGCCTTCGTGGCGAGCGCGGTGCGCTGGGGCGGCATGGCCCTGGTGTCGTCCGCCGAGGGCATGGTGCTGATCGCCCCCCTGCACGGGATGACCTTCGGCGCGTTCTACGTGGCCAGCGTGGCCTTCCTGTCGCGGCGCGTGCCCCCGGAGCTGCGCGCGTCCGGCCAGGCGCTGTTCGCGGCGTTCACCTTCGGACTGGGCGGGCTGGTGGGCTACCTGTCGTCGGGGGTCGGCTACGACTGGCTCGGCGGCCATCGGCTCTTCGCGGTGGCGTGCGTGGTGGAGCTGGTCGCCGCGGGCCTGGTCCTGCGGGCCTCCGCCGTGCCCGTCCCACTCTCCACCAGCAGCCCGGGGTGA